A genomic segment from Nicotiana tabacum cultivar K326 chromosome 9, ASM71507v2, whole genome shotgun sequence encodes:
- the LOC142163824 gene encoding LOW QUALITY PROTEIN: salicylic acid-binding protein 2-like (The sequence of the model RefSeq protein was modified relative to this genomic sequence to represent the inferred CDS: substituted 2 bases at 2 genomic stop codons), with amino-acid sequence MVKKRNLQGLKVEVIKKQLGKHFVLLHGACHGGXSXYKLKPLLEVTGDKVTTLDLAASGIDLRKIDELRTLHDYNLPLIEFMETQLPQEEKVILVGHSLGGMNLGLAMEKYPRKIYVAVFLTTLMPHSVHNSSYVLDQYDERTPTENWLDTQLLEFGSPEEPLTSIFFGPKFLAYKLYQLCFPELD; translated from the exons aaaagaaacttacaaGGCCTAAAAGTGGAGGTTATCAAGAAGCAATTAGGAAAGCACTTTGTTTTGCTAC ATGGTGCATGCCATGGAGGTTAGAGCTAGTACAAACTAAAGCCTCTACTAGAAGTTACGGGCGACAAGGTTACAACCCTTGATCTAGCAGCTTCTGGCATTGATTTGAGAAAAATAGACGAGCTTCGCACGCTTCATGACTATAATTTACCATTGATAGAGTTTATGGAAACCCAACTTCCACAAGAGGAGAAGGTTATATTAGTTGGGCATAGTCTTGGTGGTATGAATCTTGGACTTGCTATGGAAAAGTATCCACGGAAGATCTATGTTGCTGTTTTCTTGACTACTTTAATGCCTCATTCTGTTCACAACTCCTCCTATGTTTTGGATC AGTATGATGAACGGACACCAACAGAGAATTGGTTGGATACTCAGCTTTTAGAATTTGGTTCCCCTGAAGAGCCACTAACATCTATATTTTTTGGCCCCAAGTTCTTGGCTTACAAGCTCTACCAACTATGTTTTCCCGAG CTAGATTAA